ATGCCTGTGGCCGcgagtcttttgtttttgggattACTTTGGCCATAACCCTGAGTAAACtacaattttgattttgaggCCTTGGTGTTGGTCtccttttattatattaaactaCAATCATATTAGATCTAGTCTCAACATCTTATGGGTTATTGAGAAACTGGTTTAGAACAGCAGTGAAATGACGAGTGGTTTGGTCGAAACATGGGGCCGGGTTAAATGATAAATACCAGTTGTGAAAACGATTTGAATcataaaacaagttttaagaaAAGAGAGTAAAGCATTTATTAATTTACTCCTTGCTTCCACTCAAGAATCATCAAGCCACCATCAATGGGTTCACATTGGCTAAATTATGAAATGTGAATCTCTCTCTATAAatgttttactcttttttcGACCTCTTACGTTAGCTAGATAAGTAAGTACGTAGATAACCAAAGAAAATCAAGTTTCCAACGCATTTTGAAATGACCATGAACAAAGAGATGTATAGAACTCAATGCCCTGCGTGTAGTAAGCAAGCCTTCCTACACCAATAAGCCCTCTAGTGTGTTTTCAGTGTTCAGACAAGGGTGTGTTTGAACGTAGAGACGACATTGTAGTTTGAACGTGAATGAGAGTGAAAAATAAAAGCACGAAAAAGGTTTTGGGGACCCATTAGGTAGACTTAAGATGAGATGACCACAatccacaaacacaaacacgCCCCAATCCCATTCTTCTCATTATTATCACCTCTTCCACACGTTACCCTCCCTCTCTGCTCAGAGAACTCACACGCTCCTCCCCCTAACGCACGTGACTATCACGCTCCTCCACCTCCTAAAAAGATCTTCCCAATCTTATTGCTTGTCTAATCAAATTCATATTCACATTAAAACATTTCCATTGATTTCAAAACAttactttatattattttatatggttactattttttttttgttaaacaataCTTTATCGTTGGAATTGGAAAATAGTAGTAGATTGCTTTATCAGaaattttataagtaatttatattgtaaaaaGCCGCGTTATCTGTTCAAAAATTCAGAAATCAGAGTCACGcctatttctctctctcccgtCACTCTCACTCTTCCCCTCTGCTCCTTATTATTACATCGATCCTCGTTgtctctcctctgtttcttcaatatctctctttctcgccaacccaagaacaaaatcaagaaaaccaaaaaaaaaaaaaaaagaaactcaagaaAGAAAGTATGGATGCTTCATTGTCTCCAAGCCCATTCGATCACCAAAAAACCCAAAACGCAGAGCCAAAGAAAAGCTTCGTAACCTCACTCATCACTCTCCGTTCAAACCACTTCAAAGAAGACACTTACTTCGTGACAGAACTCAAACCAGCCGAGCAAAAATCACTTCAAGAACTCAAAGAAAAGCTCTCAGCTTCATCTTCCAAAGCCTCTTCTATGTGGGGAGTACCACTCCTCGGTGGAGACGACAAAGCTGACGTTATCCTCCTCAAATTCCTCAGAGCAAGAGATTTCAAAGTAGCAGACTCGTTGAGGATGCTTGAGAAGTGTTTGGAGTGGAGGGAAGAGTTCAAAGCAGAGAAACTGACAGAAGAAGATCTGGGTTTCAAAGATTTGGAAGGTAAAGTTGCTTACATGAGAGGCTACGACAAAGAAGGACACCCAGTTTGTTACAATGCTTACGGTGTGTTTAAAGAGAAAGATATGTACGAGAGAGTGTTTGGTGATGAAGAGAAGCTTAACAAGTTTCTTAGATGGAGAGTTCAGGTTTTGGAGAGAGGTGTTAAGATGCTTCATTTCAAACCTGGTGGTGTTAATTCCATTATTCAAGTTACAGATCTTAAAGATATGCCTAAAAGAGAGCTTAGAGTTGCTTCTAATcagattctctctctttttcaagATAATTACCCTGAGATGGTTGCTACCAAGGTGACAATTTCTCAATCTTTTCTCTTAATttcttgtgattttttcttctttaatgaGGTTCTGTCTGAATTTATGGTACTGTACTTGTGTTGTCTGAAAAACCCTCGGAATTGTTACTGTTTTTTTCCCCTTCATGTGCTTTTGCTCTGATTTGCGTGTTAGGTTGCTTGTTGTTACATTTAAACAGAAGCGAATCTCATTTCAAGAAATCTGAAATGTGTTAAATGCGTATTGCGGAATCtaaatctttaatttctttacATTTTTGGTCTAAGTCTTTGGAAATTGTTGGTGTCTAATTTGTATGTGTATTTTTGTGTGTTCgtctaaattttgaaaaaattggatAGTAGAAGTATGAATGGTTTTAGATGTTTCTGTGTGTCATTATTCTCTGTCTAGTCTATTTTGGATTCTCTTTTTGTCTTACTTTTTGTAATACTACTTCCCCTAGCTTTGTCCTCTACTGCTACAGTGTATTTGAAGCATTTTTTTGTGTGGCCGTACGTACATTGATGTTATTATAATCAGTCTCTATTCTCGAGTACTACATAAACATTGCATAATATCTAAGCAACATATCGCTCATATTGAGATTTAAGAGCAATCAAATAGTTTAATATCTATTCACAAGGTACAATATAGGGTACACATTAAGGCTCAATATACTATTCAAACTCTTTCAAGTTTTGATGatggatatattttttaacatttcaGATATTCATCAACGTGCCTTGGTACTTCAGTGTAATCTACTCAATGTTCAGCCCTTTCCTGACTCACAGAACAAAGAGCAAGTTTGTGATGTCCAAAGAAGGAAACGCAGCCGAAACACTCTACAAGTAAATTACTTAAAACTCTAACCattctttatttcttgttttggctattatatatctttttgtttaaatatatatgcgTACCATTGTTGCTATTTCAGGTTCATAAGGCCAGAAGATATTCCAGTGCAATACGGTGGTCTTAGCCGTCCTACTGATTCTCAAAATGGACCGCCAAAACCTGCGTCTGAATTCTCCATCAAGGGCGGTGAGAAAGTTAACATTCAGATCGAAGGCATCGAGGTAATAATACTAACTAGCATTTTACAAATGGCCAAGTGAGCGAGATGAATTCTGAAATGTGTTTGTGTGTGGATTATTATAAACATTACAGGGTGGAGCAACCATAACATGGGATATTGTAGTAGGAGGATGGGATTTAGAGTACAGTGCAGAGTTTGTTCCAAACGCAGAAGAGAGTTACGCGATTGTGGTGGAGAAACCGAAGAAGATGAAAGCTTCAGATGAAGCTGTTTGCAACTCTTTCACAACAGTAGAAGCTGGGAAACTCATTCTCTCTGTTGATAACACTCTGTCTCGCAAGAAGAAAGTCGCTGCTTACCGTTACACTGTCCGGAAATCTACTACAGCGGTCTAAGAAACCGGTCAGAAGATTGGTTTCTTTCTTACTACTTAATTTTTTGAGTGTGTTGAGagggtttgtttttcttggggTTTGGGTACTAGGGTTTGTTATGCTTGCTCAACGGTCGTGTTGAACCGGATATCGAAAAGATTTGCGAAGGGAAAGAGATTATATGTATAAAGACAATGATTGTATGACATTCGCTGTTTGGTTTGATATCTTCACTATAGATTTAAATGTACCAATCATATAGGTCATACGTTTGTAAGCTTATTTTACTGCTTGTACTATTTGAAGACCAGTGGTCCATCATTGCTTATGTTTGCTGCATTCTCAGTGACGGTACTGAGTTGTTTTGCATCAGAAGTTGAACAAAACCATGGAATTTTAGAACAATATTTTGAGTTAGATGAACAGATCACTCCTCTCAAAAGCAGGACCCAAACTTGAAAAACCAATCATTGCTAGTTTGCAACATATTAGTGTACTAATCATTGTACAAACTTGAAGTGTTCAAAGTTACTCTGATTGATTCCTGGAAAGAAAACGTACACCTCCATTACCTCCCAAATGAGCTATTTCCTTCTTCAGCAACAACACTTGGTCAAGACCGACTTTGCAcggatgaatgatgatgaaaagTTTACGGACGGAGGAACGGAGTGAGACAGAGACAACAATCTGAACATATCATTGTGACCACCGCCACAAACTACGAGTCAGCCCATTATCCACGTATTTTTAGTCTGGTACTGCTACAGCCCAGCCCAATATAAAGTTCTATTGAAAGGCAATTAAAAGTCTTTTTTAGTCTTGTGTATTTATTCCTTTTCCAAGTGGCACGGCAAAtacaaacagaaaatatatatatatatatcttacaaaaatttgagagattttctatttaaaaatcttaagaaaagaaagaggaaataGTACaatgtaaaaaactaaaaatctagagagagggagagccaaaattataaagtaaaaaaaaaagaaaaccgaGCAAATCAGAGTAAACAATTCAGAatctaaaaacaatatatattcttattataCAGGAACAATAGATAAAATGGTGAAGAACTTGGACTTTAGTACAATGTTGTTGTTCTGACATGATCTCAACTCATTGGTTAGGGACATAGGAGGTTTCCACGATCGAATATCTTAAACCATGACCTACTTTAACATAAGCAAATCAATTcctattagtttttatttatttattgatcaaCAAATTTAGAGAAAAACATCATTGTAGTGTGGTATATTTCATATGGATAACACACGTTTTCGTTTCTATTGCCTCTGTCCTTCATAAATTGatttttagagaattttttttgtctctaaaaaattaatattttaaatttttttaatactaaaaatgtGGAAAAgtagaaaagtagaaaaaatgtcagaaaaataaatcatcacatatacaaaatgaccaaaaataaaaaataaaaattataaataaaaaagtaaataacaaattaattatatagtcttattgttttgatatgtgtgaaaaattcttaacatcaatctattagaAAAAGAGGGAATATTTCTTCTCAATTTAGGATGGTTGGAGATTAAAGAGCTTTAAGGAAAAGTGAGAATAAATAGACCAAATAGTCAAATGGTTATCGAAGAAAGCGAATCGTCGGTTTCAAGAAATGGAGGCTACACAAATTTTATACTCTCCCTAGTCTCTATTACTTTCCTCTTTCTTTAGAATAAAGAACACAGTGGTCTAGCTGTGCTGTGGGTTTGACCATTGGTAACCAATCTTTACTTCGTGATaagtatattttcttatatttatttcgATCTGAGTTAATAATTCCACAATTACGCCATAATCGCATCtggtttttaatattttcattgatCTCTCACCTCATATGTGTTACAACCCAATACACCCTTGCATTTCATTCTCTATTATATCGCCAAGACCGAACCTTAACTTTATtaaagcaaacaaataaaaacatcgAACCTTTAGCTTCGACCCTAAAACTCAATTTGCATTTAAAAGTTTGCGTAAACGAaactgtataaaaaaaaacaaagtatattaATACGTTTTTGCTTAATATGACAAATCAGGAACAAATTCTAAGTTCGTCCAAGAGATTCGGATTCTATCCTtcgaattataatatttattgaattactatattattttccagataatttttcttacaaaaagacactgttttcttttcataatgCAGATTAATCAACAAACTCTCTgcttaattccttttttttagtttactcTGTACTTATTTAATGACGTAAACATATCCTTAAGCATGTAAAGAGTCTAATTTACTATGGGTCAAATTATTTGTTCATCATTACTCTCGCAGAGTTATCAATTTTAAAACTACATATTTATCCAACTGACtgttgtcaaaagaaaaagaaaaaacttatatCAAACTGACTTGCATATGCGCATGATCTTTCATAAATTAACCACTTGGCTAAAAAATTCgatttgttaaatttgtctTTTGGACGTTATATAAAGCCAGGTAATTAAGCTCACATATCCACAATTAGTACTAAACAgttgtaatttatataaataaatcaagtAATATCAGTTAAAATTTTCGGAATATGCTATAATAATGTCATCATCGCTTATATATGAGACAAGCTTTTACTTTACTGTCCCGTTGACATCTACAAATAAAACCATTGTTTTATTCATTCACCAactattccaacaaaaaaaaaaaaaagataacacaaAGATTTACTACCAAATCCACTTAATTAACAGTGCAATTAGAgaattaaaaacacacacacatttcATCACAAACCAACACAGTTTCTCGCAGTCGTAACACCACCGTCAACGACAAGGTTATGTCCATTAACATACTTGGACTCATCACTTGCCAGATACAACGCAGCCTCAGCTATATCAGTCGCTCTCAATGTCTCTCCTTTCAAATTAGCCATACTCCTCACAAACTCCTCCATCTCCTCCACATCATCCCCATCCACGTCACC
The Camelina sativa cultivar DH55 chromosome 6, Cs, whole genome shotgun sequence genome window above contains:
- the LOC109124502 gene encoding patellin-6; translated protein: MDASLSPSPFDHQKTQNAEPKKSFVTSLITLRSNHFKEDTYFVTELKPAEQKSLQELKEKLSASSSKASSMWGVPLLGGDDKADVILLKFLRARDFKVADSLRMLEKCLEWREEFKAEKLTEEDLGFKDLEGKVAYMRGYDKEGHPVCYNAYGVFKEKDMYERVFGDEEKLNKFLRWRVQVLERGVKMLHFKPGGVNSIIQVTDLKDMPKRELRVASNQILSLFQDNYPEMVATKIFINVPWYFSVIYSMFSPFLTHRTKSKFVMSKEGNAAETLYKFIRPEDIPVQYGGLSRPTDSQNGPPKPASEFSIKGGEKVNIQIEGIEGGATITWDIVVGGWDLEYSAEFVPNAEESYAIVVEKPKKMKASDEAVCNSFTTVEAGKLILSVDNTLSRKKKVAAYRYTVRKSTTAV